A single genomic interval of Ischnura elegans chromosome 3, ioIscEleg1.1, whole genome shotgun sequence harbors:
- the LOC124154919 gene encoding uncharacterized protein LOC124154919, translating to MTGRISLSGREMNLQQAVDELSAQLRILKEENEGFRARADNTKVEGPITGKSFSMVSSIEYFSGAAGENVETFFSQVEQVAKLGGWSDDDKLSVVTLRTRGGALEHLRAKERAGAVKTYDDARKSLLEKYRGVKNRRFYRKMLAGVRMAPRERIEEFADRIRELNSHTWKEKEDAAAAAIRQSEADERALDAFLNGLPCRVGEHTRLAMPETFDEAVNVAVRIREAERSAHPETEERNVFTMREGVCHACGQPGHFARECANRGGMRCFNCGGQGHWARNCRVGGECASGGALSRL from the coding sequence ATGACGGGTCGGATCAGCTTATCGGGCCGCGAGATGAACCTCCAGCAGGCGGTGGATGAGCTATCCGCGCAACTGCGGATTCTCAAGGAAGAGAACGAAGGTTTTCGGGCCCGTGCTGATAACACGAAGGTGGAAGGACCAATAACGGGGAAGTCATTCTCAATGGTATCCTCCATTGAGTATTTCTCTGGCGCCGCGGGGGAGAACGTGGAGACGTTCTTCTCTCAAGTGGAGCAGGTGGCGAAACTTGGTGGTTGGAGCGACGACGACAAGCTAAGTGTGGTCACCCTACGCACCCGCGGAGGGGCACTAGAGCACCTGCGGGCGAAGGAGAGAGCAGGGGCTGTTAAAACATACGATGACGCTCGGAAGTCTCTGTTAGAAAAGTACCGAGGGGTGAAAAACCGACGGTTCTACAGAAAGATGCTTGCTGGCGTCCGCATGGCACCCAGGGAGCGGATCGAGGAATTTGCGGACCGCATTCGTGAATTGAACAGCCACACGTGGAAGGAGAAGGAAGATGCCGCAGCGGCCGCGATACGCCAGTCCGAAGCGGATGAAAGAGCTTTGGACGCGTTTTTAAACGGCCTGCCGTGCAGAGTGGGGGAACATACGCGTCTCGCGATGCCGGAAACCTTCGACGAAGCCGTTAATGTGGCCGTGCGTATACGCGAGGCAGAGAGGAGTGCTCATCCGGAGACGGAAGAGAGAAATGTTTTCACGATGCGTGAGGGAGTCTGTCATGCTTGTGGGCAACCCGGCCACTTTGCGAGAGAGTGTGCAAACAGGGGTGGAATGCGGTGCTTCAACTGCGGTGGACAAGGACATTGGGCGAGGAATTGCCGAGTGGGGGGCGAATGCGCGTCGGGGGGCGCGTTGAGCCGTCTTTAA